A section of the Candidatus Hydrogenedentota bacterium genome encodes:
- a CDS encoding DUF1572 family protein, translating to MKSKQNPYRHLILVCTGDSCADKKAKKLRDEIRELLEERGLDDEVRCSRTDCLGKCGDGPNVVVSPGDRWFKGVKPKDAKELLDAVLHGTEKHRTMDSNTLGAAYLESIVYRFEGAKELGDKALAQTSDDDLTWRPDEESNSIAVIVQHLHGNMLSRWTDFLTTDGEKPTRNRDGEFVEPESATRSAILAKWEQGWACMLSTLRALKPDDLLKDVTIRGQKLTVLDAIQRQLAHVPYHVGQIVYLARMRKGAEWQTLSIARGQSGQYVPQKRD from the coding sequence GTGAAGAGTAAGCAAAACCCATATCGCCATCTTATCCTTGTGTGCACGGGAGATTCGTGTGCCGACAAGAAGGCCAAGAAGTTGCGCGACGAGATTCGCGAGTTGCTGGAAGAGCGTGGTCTGGACGACGAGGTCCGCTGCTCGCGCACGGACTGTCTCGGGAAGTGCGGCGACGGGCCCAACGTTGTGGTGTCGCCGGGAGACCGCTGGTTCAAAGGCGTGAAGCCCAAGGACGCGAAAGAACTCCTGGACGCCGTGCTTCATGGGACGGAGAAGCACCGAACGATGGACTCGAATACCCTGGGAGCCGCTTATCTCGAATCGATCGTGTATCGCTTCGAAGGCGCGAAGGAACTCGGCGACAAGGCTTTGGCGCAGACTTCGGACGACGACCTGACTTGGCGTCCGGATGAGGAGTCCAATTCGATAGCCGTGATTGTGCAGCATTTGCACGGCAACATGCTGTCGCGATGGACCGATTTTCTGACAACGGACGGCGAAAAACCCACGAGAAACCGCGATGGCGAATTCGTCGAACCGGAGTCGGCCACGCGCTCGGCAATCCTTGCGAAATGGGAGCAAGGCTGGGCGTGCATGCTGAGCACTTTGCGAGCGTTGAAGCCCGACGATTTGCTCAAGGACGTGACCATTCGAGGACAGAAGCTCACGGTGCTCGACGCGATCCAGCGACAGTTGGCCCACGTGCCGTATCATGTCGGACAGATTGTGTACTTGGCGCGCATGCGCAAGGGAGCGGAGTGGCAGACGTTGTCTATTGCGCGCGGGCAATCCGGGCAATACGTACCGCAGAAGAGGGACTGA
- a CDS encoding (2Fe-2S) ferredoxin domain-containing protein, translating into MQTNALPHEKIIFVCTNVREPGERVCCAGAGGCELRDKLKAMVKARQLRSKVRVSQSGCMDKCEDGPNIMIFPDNVWLSGVHESDLNAIVDAVARAVETGEPLGLG; encoded by the coding sequence ATGCAAACCAACGCGCTTCCGCATGAGAAGATCATCTTTGTGTGCACCAACGTACGCGAACCGGGCGAACGCGTATGCTGCGCGGGAGCCGGCGGTTGCGAACTGCGCGACAAGCTCAAAGCGATGGTCAAGGCCCGCCAACTGCGGTCCAAAGTCCGCGTGAGCCAGTCCGGCTGCATGGACAAATGCGAAGACGGCCCCAACATCATGATCTTTCCCGACAACGTATGGTTGTCAGGCGTACACGAATCCGATCTCAACGCGATTGTTGATGCGGTCGCGCGCGCCGTCGAAACCGGTGAGCCGCTCGGGCTGGGCTGA